GCGGGGGTCGCGGAGGCGTACCCCTTCGCGGACGCGTTCGTCCTTGACGAGGCCGACCCGACGGACCTCGACCGGCCCGTCGTCCGGACGGACACGACGCTCTCGACGGATGCGGACGCGGCGCGCGTCGCCCGCGCCGCCCGCGAGGCGCTGGAGGCGGTCGGCGGATGACGACCGTCGACCCCTTCGAGCCGCGCGTCGCGCTCGCCAGCCTGAGCGGGGCCTCCGACGCGGCGTGGGCGCGCCGCGCGGCCGACCACGCGGGCTGTGCGTTCCTCGGCGGCATCGCGCTCGATCGCGACACCCGCGCTGCCGCCCGCGCGCTCGTCGCGCGAGACCGCGAGGAGTTCCTCCCCCACGATCCGGTCGCGTTCGTCGACCGGGAACTCGCGGCGCTCGACGGCGTCCCCCTCCGGGCGGGCGTGAACGTCCGCAGCGCGACGCTCGACCCCGTCCGCGCGGTCGCCCGCGTCTGCCGGGACCGCGACGCGATCCTGGAGGTGAACGCCCACTGCCGGCAGGACGAGATGTGCGCGGCGGGCGCGGGCGAGGCGCTCCTGCGCGACCCCGACCGGCTCTGCGAGCAGGTGGCGGCCGCGAGCGGCGAGGGGGCGACCGTGAGCGCGAAGGTCCGCGCCGAGGTGCCGGGCGTCGACCTCCCCGACCTCGCGCGTCGGATCGAGGCGGCGGGGGGCGAGGTCATCCACGTGGACGCGATGGACTCGGAGGCCGTCGTCGCCGACGTGGTCGACGCCTGCGACCTGTTCGTGATCGCCAACAACGGCGTGCGCGACCGGGCGACCGTCGAGGAGTACCTGAACCACGGCGCGGACGCGGTGAGCGTCGGCCGCCCGAGCGACGACCCCGCCGTCCTCGCGCGGGTGCGGCGGGCGGCCGACGCGTGGTTCGCCGGGGGGCGGACGGGGCAGAACCGGAGGAACGTCGAACGAGAGGAGGGGGCCGACGCCTGATGCGCGATCACGTGCAGAACGCCGAACTCGCCCTCCTGCTGGAGGTGGCGGGAACGCCCAAGCCGGGGAACGTGGACCGCCGCCGCGACCACCCCGACCTGCGCTTCGAGCACTTCCTGGCCGGGGCCGTCGGGAGCGTCCCGGGGCTTCGGATGGCGGCGGGCGACGCGCCGCTCGGCGACGCGTTCGAGCGGGCCGTCGCGGGGATGGGGGAGCAGTCCGGCGGCAACACGCAGTTCGGCGCGCTCCTGTCGCTCGTCCCCCTCGTGCGGGCCGCGAGCGAGGGCGACCTCTCGCCCGCGGGCGCGGGGCGCGTCTGCGCGGCGACGACGGTCGACGACGCCTGCGCCTTCTACCGCGCGTTCGAGGTCGTGGCCGTGGCCGTGGACGACCCGCCCGAGGGGATGGAGGCGCTCGACGTGCGCCGCGGGGGCGACGCCGAACCGGCGCTTCGCGAGCGCGGGCTCACCCTGGCGGACGTGCTGGCCGACAGCGCGGGGGTGGACGGCGTCGCCCGCGAGTGGACCGAGGGGTTCCCGCGCGCGTTCGAGGCGGCGGGGTGGCTCCTGGCCGACGACGGGCCGATCGCCGATCGCGCGTCGCGGGCGTTCCTGCGTCTGCTGGCGGACGAGCCGGACACGTTCGTCGAGAAGCGCCTCGACGCCGCGACGGCGCGAGAGGCGACCGAACGCGCGCGGGCCGCGCTCGACGGCGGGGAGGACCCCGAGGCGCTGGCCGAGGAGTTCGTCGCCCGCGGCGTGAACCCCGGAACGACGGCCGACCTCACCGCGGCGGCGCTGTTCGTCGCGCTGGAGCGGGGGATGGAGGTGTGACCGACGTGCCGAACGCCGCCGACTGGCCGGTCGACCTCTCGGGCGTCACCGAGTCGGTCGTGACGACGCTCGGGCCGAACGACCGGTGGAACGTCGCCGCCCTCGGCCTGTTCGCGGCGGACGACGGCCGAGTGACGGCCCGGACGTGGGGGCGCACCCGGACGCGGCGCAACTTCGAGGAACGCGGCGAGGGGTACGTCCAGTTCACCCGCGCCCCCGTCGACTTCGTCGAGGCGGCCTGCTCGATCCGCGAGGAGGACGCGCCGATACTCGACTCGGCGGACGCCTGGGCGCGCGTCGCGGCGGAGGCGTCGGACGCGGGGACGACCGACGGGACGCGGTGGATCGAGTGGACGCTCTCGCCGGTCGAGTCGAACGTCGAGCGGCGGGCCGTCCCGACGACGAACCGCGCCCGCTGCGCGGTCGTGGAGGCGACCGTGGCGGCCTCGCGCCTGGACACCCCCGGGTACGACGACGCGGCGCTCCGCGAGCGCATCGCGTACTTCGAGTCGGTGGTGGACTCCTGCGCGGGCGAGCGCGAGCGCTCGGCGTGGGAACGCTTCGAGGAGTTAGTGGAGTGGCGACCCTGACCTAGAACTGTTCCTGGTCGGTGTCGCCGCGGCGGAAGCGCCGGACGCGCCGGTAGCTCTGGATCTCGCCGCCGTCGTCGAGGTCCACCCGGTACTCCCCGATGATGTCCGAGGTGTCGGGGATCGATCGCCGCTCGATCACCTCGACCAGCACCGACCACTCCTCCTCGCCGTTCGCGCGCTCGATCGCGGCGATGCCGTCGAGCGGGTAGCCGATCAGGTCGGCCGCGGACGATCGGATGGTGTCCCGGACCGCCGCGACGCCGGTGGTCGTTGACTCCTCGCTCTCGTCTCCTTCCTCGCCTTCGCCCCCGTTTCCGTCGTTTCCGTCGCTCTCGTCGCTTTCCCCCTCGCTCTCCTCCCCCTCGTCGTCGTCGTCGCCGTCACCGTCGCCGTCGCCGTCGCCGTCGCCGTCGCCGTTACCGTCTGCGATGAGCACCTCCTCCGTCTCCCCCTCGTCCTCCCCGGCCTCGTCGATAGTCGGGTCGTCGGGGCCGTGTTGGTAACAAAAACCGTCGACGTCCGCGGAGCGTGCGCAGCGAGTGCCGTCGCTCGTGAGGGCGCGACACTGCGCCTGCTCGCTATGGTCGCTCATCGTTCAGCTGGTGGCTGTTCGTGTGGCGTTCATGACGGGGTCTGTTTCGGCTCGACGAGCGGCGAGGACCCGATCTCGAGTTCGTTCAGGTCCTCTAACTCGCCGGACTCGCTCGCCAGTTCGATACGTGATATCTCCTTCGCGTAGTGGAGGAACGTATCGACGGAGGCGACGACGATCCGCGCCTCGACGGTCAGGATCTCGATGCCGATGATCGAGATTCGTGCCCAGATGTCGATGACGACACCCTTGTCGAGGATTCTGTCGAGCACGTCAGCGAGACTGGACGTCCCCGGTCGTTGGCTAGACATCGCAAGTTGTCGGAACTCGACCGGACTATTTAGGCGTTCGCCCTGCTCACCCCGGGCGCACACTTATACGGTTCCGTCGTCTGATTTCAGCCCGATGGACGACCCGCGGATACAACCGAACTCGTCGCCCCTCGCCCGGCGATCGTCGCGGTCGATCCGATCGGACGGTGAGCGCGGCACATGAGCGACCGACACCTGTACGTCTACGGCGTCGTCGAGCGCGACGAGATCGAACTGGAGATGGAGGGCGTCGACGGAGCGACGGAGATCTACTCGGTCGACCACGGGCCGTTCTCGGCGGTCGTGAGCGACGTAGAGACGCTCGAGCCGGAGGAGACCGACGAGAACAGCCGAGCGCACGACGAGGTCATCCGGGCGGTCATGGAGGGCGGGGAGGGTCGGACGTTCGTCCCGATGCGCTTCGGGATGGTGTTCAAGAACGGCCGGACGCTCAAGAGCGTCCTCCGCGAGGCGCGGCCGGCGTTCTCCCGCGCGCTCCGCGACCTCGACGGGACGGTCGAACTCGGGGTGAAGCTGGTCGCGCCCGAGGAGACGTCGATCGACCGCGAGGCCGTCGCCGAGGACGTCTCGGAGCGGCTGTCGGCGGTGAGCGCCGGCGAGGCCGACAACGGACTGTTCAGCGACCGCCTCGTGTTCAACGCCTCCTACCTCGTCGAGCGCGACTCCCGGGAGGCGTTCGACGAGGCGGTCGAGGGGATCGAAGACGACTACGGCGACGAACTGACGGTGCAGTACACCGGCCCGTACGCGCCCTACAACTTCGTCGACATCGAGATCGGGGCACAGCACTGATGTTCCTCGTCGACGACCTGCTTCTCCGGCCGCTCGTCTCGCTGGGTAACGTCATCCACTCGATGGCGATCGAGGAGATGTACGACGTCGACGCGCTGCGCGACGAGCGCAAGGAGAACCGCCTGCTGTACGAACTCGGCGAGCTGTCGCGGGAGGAGTACGAGCGCCGCCAGGAGGAGATCCGCGACCAGATCGCCCTCGCAGAGGAGGCGCGCGAGCACCTCAGCGGCCGCGTCGAAGTGAAACGGTGACAGAACCATGCCCGACAACGACACGCAGAACGCAGACGAATCGTCTCCGGACCTGGACGCGCTCGTCGAAGACGCCGAGACGGCCGCCCGGGACCTCGTAGAGGCCCTCGATTCCGAGGGCGGGGTCGAAGACGCCGCGGACGCCGTCGAGGCGTTCCTGCGCGTCGTCGAGGAGGCGGAGGAACTGCTCGAGACGGTCGACGTACCGGGCGTCGCGGCGTCGATCGACCCGTCCGAACTCCCCGAGGCCATCGACGTCGACGCGCTCGCGGAGGGCGACGTCGACGGGGCCGTTCGCCTCGAGCGACTCCACGAACTCGTCGAACTCGGCGAGATCTGGAAGAACGTCGACGTCCGCGAGTTCTGGCGGAACAAGCGCGAACTCGACGAGGCGGTGACCGACCTCGTCGGCGAGGAGGCGGCCGAGGAGGGGGACTCGATCGTCGGCGGAGTCGGCGGAGTCGGCGGGGACGGCGGGGACGGCGTCGACGTGAACATCGGTGACGGCGACGAGATCCCCGCCGAGGCGATCCAGACGAGCGCCCAGCGACGGATCGCGGCGGCGCTCGAGGAGTTCCGCGAGACGGTCCTCGACGCGCGCGACCGCCTGGAGATCGCCGTCGAGACCGCACAGGAGCAGGTGCCCGAGCGCGACTCGGCGTCCTCGCGCAACCCGACCGCGGTCTCGCTCGCGCCCCGGACGCGGAAGCGACTCGACATGGGGGTCGTCGGGCGGAACTCGACGGTGCCGACCGAGACGCGCTACTCCACCGCGCCGAACTTCGACCGGATCGTGGGACGCCGACTCCGCCAGCGGGGGAAGCGCGATGAGTGACCAGCCCCAGCGCTCGGGGAGCGG
The Halomarina pelagica DNA segment above includes these coding regions:
- a CDS encoding tRNA-dihydrouridine synthase, producing MTTVDPFEPRVALASLSGASDAAWARRAADHAGCAFLGGIALDRDTRAAARALVARDREEFLPHDPVAFVDRELAALDGVPLRAGVNVRSATLDPVRAVARVCRDRDAILEVNAHCRQDEMCAAGAGEALLRDPDRLCEQVAAASGEGATVSAKVRAEVPGVDLPDLARRIEAAGGEVIHVDAMDSEAVVADVVDACDLFVIANNGVRDRATVEEYLNHGADAVSVGRPSDDPAVLARVRRAADAWFAGGRTGQNRRNVEREEGADA
- a CDS encoding GvpL/GvpF family gas vesicle protein, which gives rise to MSDRHLYVYGVVERDEIELEMEGVDGATEIYSVDHGPFSAVVSDVETLEPEETDENSRAHDEVIRAVMEGGEGRTFVPMRFGMVFKNGRTLKSVLREARPAFSRALRDLDGTVELGVKLVAPEETSIDREAVAEDVSERLSAVSAGEADNGLFSDRLVFNASYLVERDSREAFDEAVEGIEDDYGDELTVQYTGPYAPYNFVDIEIGAQH
- a CDS encoding DUF447 domain-containing protein gives rise to the protein MTDVPNAADWPVDLSGVTESVVTTLGPNDRWNVAALGLFAADDGRVTARTWGRTRTRRNFEERGEGYVQFTRAPVDFVEAACSIREEDAPILDSADAWARVAAEASDAGTTDGTRWIEWTLSPVESNVERRAVPTTNRARCAVVEATVAASRLDTPGYDDAALRERIAYFESVVDSCAGERERSAWERFEELVEWRP
- the gvpA gene encoding gas vesicle protein GvpA translates to MSSQRPGTSSLADVLDRILDKGVVIDIWARISIIGIEILTVEARIVVASVDTFLHYAKEISRIELASESGELEDLNELEIGSSPLVEPKQTPS
- the gvpO gene encoding gas vesicle protein GvpO, halophile-type, encoding MSDHSEQAQCRALTSDGTRCARSADVDGFCYQHGPDDPTIDEAGEDEGETEEVLIADGNGDGDGDGDGDGDGDDDDEGEESEGESDESDGNDGNGGEGEEGDESEESTTTGVAAVRDTIRSSAADLIGYPLDGIAAIERANGEEEWSVLVEVIERRSIPDTSDIIGEYRVDLDDGGEIQSYRRVRRFRRGDTDQEQF
- a CDS encoding triphosphoribosyl-dephospho-CoA synthase; this encodes MRDHVQNAELALLLEVAGTPKPGNVDRRRDHPDLRFEHFLAGAVGSVPGLRMAAGDAPLGDAFERAVAGMGEQSGGNTQFGALLSLVPLVRAASEGDLSPAGAGRVCAATTVDDACAFYRAFEVVAVAVDDPPEGMEALDVRRGGDAEPALRERGLTLADVLADSAGVDGVAREWTEGFPRAFEAAGWLLADDGPIADRASRAFLRLLADEPDTFVEKRLDAATAREATERARAALDGGEDPEALAEEFVARGVNPGTTADLTAAALFVALERGMEV
- the gvpG gene encoding gas vesicle protein GvpG, translated to MFLVDDLLLRPLVSLGNVIHSMAIEEMYDVDALRDERKENRLLYELGELSREEYERRQEEIRDQIALAEEAREHLSGRVEVKR